In one Vibrio rarus genomic region, the following are encoded:
- a CDS encoding NAD(P)H-hydrate dehydratase: MRNLYSSHQIRQSEENVARLANISLYELMQRAGSAAFEQVRRILPEQGKLLVCCGSGNNGGDGFVVATLALELGYEVDVLQSSGSPSTTLEAIQAQQQWRTYNRPLLNEIESDSHYDLIVDALLGTGLTGVVRPSLAKVIQTINDLKIPVLSLDIPSGLNADTGTILGVAVQASTTVTFIGNKKGLVTGKACDVVGELYLAELGVQQHFYSLEKAYAHIFDRDSAYKALPKRQHSSHKGHCGRALFIGGNQGKSGAIILASQACARIGAGLINVATHQQSVQGILSRQPEVMTIAVSSDAEDIKVTEAMGLATAIGLGPGLGCDPWAFALFEQAMRQHCPKVIDADGLNLLAQTNVIYDLHNCILTPHPGEASRLLGVSIADIEHDRYTAIRQLQSKYQCVVLLKGAGTLIADGSNTWVIHAGNSGMATGGMGDVLTGVILGLLCQGMPVVSATCLGAWLHSTAADLNGQQFGSVGMLASDLLPILRQLRNDPFYSPISS; encoded by the coding sequence AGAAAATGTCGCGCGATTGGCTAATATTTCACTCTATGAATTGATGCAAAGGGCCGGTAGCGCCGCTTTTGAACAGGTAAGGCGAATCCTACCTGAGCAAGGCAAACTATTGGTGTGTTGTGGTTCGGGTAATAATGGGGGCGATGGTTTTGTGGTGGCCACCTTGGCTCTTGAGTTAGGTTATGAGGTGGATGTCTTGCAATCTTCTGGGTCTCCTTCTACCACTTTAGAGGCTATTCAAGCTCAACAACAGTGGCGAACCTATAACCGCCCTTTGCTTAATGAGATAGAAAGTGACAGTCATTATGATCTCATTGTGGATGCATTGCTTGGTACAGGTCTCACCGGTGTAGTTAGGCCAAGTTTAGCTAAAGTCATTCAAACGATTAACGACTTAAAGATCCCAGTATTGAGCTTAGACATACCATCAGGCTTAAATGCTGATACGGGTACGATTTTAGGTGTCGCAGTCCAAGCGAGTACAACGGTGACATTTATAGGGAATAAAAAGGGTCTAGTGACAGGCAAAGCTTGTGATGTGGTGGGTGAGCTATATCTCGCTGAACTTGGGGTTCAACAGCATTTTTATTCATTAGAAAAAGCATATGCACATATCTTTGACCGCGACAGCGCATATAAAGCACTGCCTAAACGTCAGCACTCTTCTCATAAAGGGCACTGTGGACGTGCGCTATTTATCGGCGGCAATCAGGGAAAAAGCGGTGCCATTATTCTAGCCAGTCAAGCGTGCGCCAGAATAGGAGCGGGTTTAATTAATGTGGCCACCCATCAACAATCCGTGCAAGGCATATTAAGCCGACAACCAGAAGTGATGACTATTGCCGTGTCGAGTGATGCTGAGGATATAAAGGTGACGGAGGCTATGGGTTTAGCTACTGCCATCGGTTTAGGCCCCGGTTTAGGGTGCGATCCGTGGGCCTTTGCATTATTTGAGCAGGCCATGAGACAGCACTGCCCTAAAGTGATTGATGCCGACGGACTGAATCTGCTAGCTCAAACGAATGTTATTTATGATTTGCATAATTGCATCCTCACTCCGCATCCAGGTGAAGCATCCCGATTATTGGGCGTTTCAATCGCCGACATCGAACATGATAGATATACAGCCATTAGGCAGTTACAAAGTAAGTATCAGTGTGTAGTGTTATTGAAAGGGGCGGGGACGTTAATTGCTGATGGTTCTAATACTTGGGTAATACATGCAGGTAATAGTGGGATGGCAACCGGTGGAATGGGCGATGTGCTTACAGGGGTGATTTTGGGGTTATTATGCCAAGGTATGCCAGTGGTATCAGCCACTTGCTTAGGCGCTTGGTTACACTCAACAGCCGCTGATCTTAACGGGCAACAATTTGGCAGTGTGGGAATGCTAGCCTCAGATTTATTACCTATCCTACGACAGTTACGTAATGACCCGTTTTACTCACCAATTAGCAGCTAA
- a CDS encoding GMP reductase: MRIEQELKLGFKDVLFRPKRSTLKSRSQVNLTRDFTFKHSGRQWSGVPVIAANMDSVATFEMAAALAEHDVMTAVHKHYSVEQWAEFAKTADKKTLNHVFVSTGTSDAEFEKTKQIMALSDEFIFICIDIANGYSEHLVEYVEKVRAYFPDKVISAGNVVTGDMCEELILAGADIVKVGIGPGSVCTTRVKTGVGYPQLSAIIECGDAAHGLGGVIIGDGGCSCAGDVSKAFGGGADFVMLGGMLAGHQESGGEIVEKDGKQFMKFYGMSSQSAMDKHSGGVAKYRAAEGKTVLLPYRGSVDGTISDILGGVRSTCTYVGAAKLKELTKRTTFIRVQEQENNVFGKE; this comes from the coding sequence ATGCGTATCGAACAAGAACTTAAGTTAGGCTTCAAAGATGTATTATTTCGCCCTAAGCGTTCTACACTAAAAAGTCGTTCTCAAGTAAATTTAACCCGCGATTTTACATTCAAGCATAGTGGTCGTCAATGGTCTGGTGTACCTGTAATTGCAGCAAATATGGACTCAGTGGCCACATTTGAAATGGCAGCCGCTTTGGCGGAACATGATGTAATGACCGCAGTACACAAGCACTACTCCGTAGAGCAGTGGGCTGAATTTGCAAAAACAGCAGATAAAAAAACATTGAATCACGTATTTGTTTCGACGGGCACCTCTGATGCAGAATTTGAAAAAACAAAGCAAATTATGGCGTTGAGCGATGAATTTATTTTCATCTGCATTGATATTGCTAATGGTTACTCAGAACACTTAGTAGAATATGTTGAAAAAGTACGTGCATACTTTCCAGATAAAGTGATCTCTGCGGGCAACGTAGTGACGGGTGATATGTGTGAAGAGCTTATCTTAGCGGGTGCTGACATAGTTAAAGTGGGCATTGGTCCAGGCTCTGTATGTACTACTCGCGTTAAAACTGGCGTAGGCTACCCGCAATTGTCGGCCATTATTGAATGTGGCGACGCGGCTCACGGCCTTGGCGGTGTTATTATTGGTGATGGGGGCTGTTCATGTGCAGGGGACGTGTCTAAAGCATTCGGCGGTGGCGCAGACTTCGTTATGCTTGGTGGTATGTTAGCTGGACATCAAGAGTCAGGCGGTGAAATCGTCGAGAAAGACGGCAAACAGTTTATGAAATTTTACGGCATGTCTTCACAAAGTGCTATGGATAAACACTCTGGTGGCGTAGCAAAATACCGTGCAGCAGAAGGAAAAACAGTGTTATTGCCATATCGTGGAAGTGTTGATGGCACTATCTCAGACATCCTTGGTGGTGTACGTTCAACGTGTACTTACGTAGGTGCTGCAAAGCTTAAAGAGCTCACTAAGCGCACAACGTTCATCCGCGTACAAGAGCAAGAGAACAACGTGTTTGGTAAGGAATAA